Proteins encoded by one window of Cloeon dipterum chromosome 2, ieCloDipt1.1, whole genome shotgun sequence:
- the LOC135937494 gene encoding basic-leucine zipper transcription factor A-like: MHKVNNQFDDRDGAVEEYIIPDVKCVIPPVLPRQQQMLEGLLTLRSRGLFDCGNAPELDAGKKNASDELVLPDDVVRQLHEMLPLNVGLELCDQDTAPVQQQPASRSSLQKNVASPQQMSPAHAVQVPFSPMQMAPKYSQAMASPVTGAPAPSFFPQQQPQQSSPAPLPPQTGQQQQQQKPPGQRPTYPRLPAYNLTSCPCQQCNYQKYLGPQQQSQKRKLQTKANKQQLQQPPPLPAPLPPRSQDQQCAQPQPTPNYCYTTPLQKPEPAPGQRLRTGLFLPAGNPPSYPGQVQQCNYQQDRGPQQQSQKRKQQTKSNKQQRQQPPPLPATLPPKYQDQQCAQPQPTPNYCYTPLQKPEPAPGQRLRTGLFMPAGNPPSYPGEAQQCNYPQDRGPQQQSRKRKLQTQPNEQLKNQKLSKEQDQPQQLQLQQQHKKPPPPSYQQHQQLYHGQPMMDHPIRHHEALPQQQCHFPWTVQQQGHHRLILQEIRPQGQSSMKKDQSYANQQQPTPPSNQISYRANITFAPMALAQGAKAVLPPHSNMIVNKLKHSSSLL; encoded by the exons ATGCATAAAGTGAATAATCAATTTGATGATCGAGATGGAGCAGTAGAGGAGTACATTATTCCTGATGTGAAGTGTGTGATTCCTCCGGTCCTGCCCAGGCAGCAACAAATGTTAGAA GGATTATTGACCCTCAGATCGCGCGGCCTTTTTGATTGCGGCAATGCACCAGAGCTGGACGCGGGCAAGAAAAATGCAAGCGATGAACTTGTTCTGCCTGATGACGTTGTGCGACAGCTCCAcgag ATGCTTCCACTTAATGTGGGGCTAGAATTATGTGATCAGGATACTGCACCAGTTCAGCAGCAGCCTGCGTCGAGGAGCAGCCTGCAGAAGAACGTAGCTTCACCTCAGCAGATGTCGCCTGCTCACGCCGTCCAAGTGCCTTTCAGTCCCATGCAAATGGCGCCCAAGTACTCGCAGGCAATGGCCAGTCCAGTCACCGGTGCCCCCGCGCCAAGCTTCTTCCCTcaacagcagccgcagcagtcATCACCGGCTCCACTGCCTCCACAGACcggacagcagcagcagcagcaaaagccTCCTGGTCAGAGGCCGACGTATCCTCGGCTGCCGGCCTACAACTTAACGTCGTGCCCTTGCCAACAGTGCAATTACCAGAAATACCTTGGCCCACAGCAGCAGTCACAAAAACGGAAGCTGCAAACCAAAGCAAATAaacagcagctgcagcagccacCTCCGCTGCCGGCACCACTGCCTCCTAGAAGCCAAGACCAGCAATGCGCTCAGCCACAGCCGACGCCGAACTACTGCTACACGACCCCCTTGCAGAAGCCAGAGCCTGCTCCTGGTCAAAGGCTGCGAACGGGTCTTTTTCTGCCGGCCGGCAACCCGCCATCGTACCCTGGCCAGGTTCAACAGTGCAACTACCAGCAAGACCGTGGCCCGCAGCAGCAGTCACAAAAACGGAAGcagcaaacaaaatcaaataaacagcagcggcagcagccacCTCCGTTGCCGGCAACACTGCCTCCTAAATACCAGGACCAGCAATGCGCTCAGCCACAGCCGACGCCGAACTACTGCTACACCCCCTTGCAGAAGCCAGAGCCTGCTCCTGGTCAAAGGCTGCGTACGGGTCTTTTTATGCCGGCCGGCAACCCGCCATCGTACCCTGGCGAGGCTCAACAGTGCAATTACCCGCAAGACCGTGGCCCGCAGCAGCAGTCACGAAAACGGAAGCTGCAAACTCAACCTAATGAGCAGCTTAAAAACCAGAAGCTTTCAAAAGAGCAGGACCAACCGCAACAattgcagctgcagcagcagcataaaAAACCACCTCCCCCTAGTTaccagcagcaccagcagttGTACCATGGCCAGCCGATGATGGACCACCCCATCCGACACCATGAAGCCCTCCCCCAGCAACAGTGCCATTTTCCCTGGACTGTTCAGCAGCAAGGGCACCACAGGCTAATTCTTCAGGAGATCCGGCCCCAGGGTCAGTCCTCCATGAAGAAGGATCAGTCCTACGCAAATCAGCAGCAGCCGACGCCACCGAGCAACCAGATCTCCTATAGAGCTAATATAACCTTCGCACCCATGGCCCTGGCGCAGGGAGCCAAAGCCGTCCTTCCACCCCATTCTAACATGATAGTCAACAAACTTAAACACTCGTCTTCCTTGCTATGA
- the temp gene encoding protein prenyltransferase alpha subunit repeat-containing protein 1: MSLQEDDFPAGEKILADLDNVFRTDPELEDFFIIPVSGNQNKSPVVHADHSLGLESWCVQHLYCYVYGKLINHKTRKKREDPKVVARLLRGALLINPETAAFWNMMKQLIESERVGPEEDLRFSAVVLSFKPKCSEVFTHRKWVLRKMVAQADVQPMAVLKYLQAELRITQLAASKYPSNYNAWNHRKWVLEALVPKGGAEQKELLKQELKLSHCWTSNHVSDYSGLQYRQYVMQAIFSTFKHEDFLCQTEWLLELPSKMEAKCCSSCAAASVLEQELQMLDELIVRYEGHESLWYHRRFVLHSLQKVCASAVCAKLGASLFNSVVGSERAFASSVCRESKLAHENGHASRHLSWVENVLRITAA, from the exons ATGTCCTTGCAGGAGGATGATTTTCCCGCCGGGGAAAAGATTCTGGCTGATCTTGACAACGTCTTTAGGACAGATCCAGAACT AGAGGACTTCTTCATTATTCCTGTGTCAGGGAATCAAAACAAATCGCCTGTTGTACACGCCGATCACAGCCTCGGACTGGAGTCGTGGTGTGTGCAGCATCTTTACTGCTACGTCTACGGCAAGCTTATCAATcataaaacaagaaaaaaaagagaag ATCCGAAAGTTGTGGCCCGTCTGCTACGAGGCGCCCTGCTGATCAACCCTGAGACGGCAGCGTTTTGGAACATGATGAAGCAGCTGATCGAGTCCGAAAGGGTCGGCCCTGAGGAAGACCTCCGGTTTTCAGCAGTTGTTCTCAGCTTCAAGCCGAAATGCTCGGAGGTTTTCACGCACCGAAAGTGGGTGCTGCGCAAGATGGTGGCGCAAGCAGACGTGCAGCCGATGGCCGTGCTCAAGTACCTGCAAGCCGAGTTGAGAATCACCCAGCTGGCGGCGTCAAAGTACCCGAGCAACTACAACGCGTGGAACCACAGGAAGTGGGTGCTCGAGGCGCTCGTGCCGAAAGGTGGCGCCGAGCAGAAGGAGCTGCTCAAGCAGGAGTTGAAGCTGTCGCACTGCTGGACCTCGAACCACGTGTCAGACTACAGCGGCTTGCAGTATCGGCAGTATGTCATGCAGGCAATCTTTTCCACCTTCAAACACGAG GATTTCCTTTGTCAGACGGAGTGGTTGCTCGAGTTGCCAAGTAAGATGGAGGCGAAATGCTGCTCGAGCTGCGCTGCAGCGTCAGTGCTGGAGCAAGAGTTGCAGATGCTGGACGAGTTGATCGTCAGGTACGAAGGACACGAGTCGCTCTGGTACCACCGCCGCTTCGTCCTGCACAGCCTGCAGAAAGTGTGCGCGAGTGCGGTGTGCGCCAAGCTGGGCGCCTCCCTTTTCAACTCTGTCGTCGGCAGTGAGCGCGCCTTCGCCTCCAGCGTTTGCCGCGAGTCCAAACTCGCCCACGAAAATGGCCACGCAAGCCGCCACCTCAGCTGggttgaaaatgttttgagaaTTACAGCTGCCTGA
- the Syx18 gene encoding syntaxin-18: protein MDITPLFKACVKTVRTRNRAFGVSGSEGEKQQLSASILARAKKTAFCLKAKEVVNNISRLRDFLLEHRKAYLNFGGHLPDLPQMSDAERDKIDAGAQIIMNTCSQLIQDFKKNAAKMEDSLQITEHRSLVLDMIETYLKSVCKIYSEQKAIRVKRAMDFQKFSRFETDSPTHSANRLVAFKNLKAQDTEHTQTDALDAEFTKEELQIFEQENNQLFNEMQSLSEEVRQIENKVVHIAELQEIFTEKVLQQDKDIDRINTAVVGATENVKEANDQLRQAIQSNAGLRVYVLLFLLVMSFSLLFLDWYND from the coding sequence ATGGATATAACTCCGCTGTTCAAAGCGTGCGTGAAAACTGTGAGGACGAGGAACAGGGCTTTCGGGGTGAGCGGCTCGGAGGGAGAAAAGCAGCAGTTATCTGCGTCGATTTTAGCGCGTGCCAAGAAAACTGCCTTTTGCCTGAAGGCAAAAGAAGTGGTCAACAACATAAGCAGGCTTCGAGACTTCCTGTTGGAGCACAGGAAGGCCTATTTAAACTTCGGAGGGCACCTGCCCGACTTGCCGCAAATGTCAGACGCCGAGCGGGACAAAATCGATGCCGGCGCGCAAATCATCATGAACACTTGTTCGCAACTCATTCAAGACTTCAAGAAAAACGCCGCCAAGATGGAAGACTCGCTGCAAATCACAGAGCACAGAAGCTTGGTTTTGGACATGATCGAAACGTATTTGAAGTCAGTGTGCAAAATCTATTCTGAGCAAAAGGCGATCCGCGTCAAGAGAGCGATGGATTTTCAGAAGTTCTCTCGCTTCGAAACGGACAGCCCGACCCATTCGGCCAACCGGCTGGTCGCCTTTAAAAACCTCAAAGCGCAGGACACGGAGCACACGCAGACGGACGCTCTCGACGCCGAGTTCACCAAAGAGGAGCTTCAGATTTTCGAGCAGGAGAACAATCAGCTGTTCAACGAGATGCAGAGTCTGAGCGAGGAAGTGCGGCAGATCGAGAACAAAGTGGTCCACATCGCCGAGCTGCAGGAGATCTTCACGGAGAAGGTGCTGCAGCAGGACAAAGACATTGACCGGATCAACACGGCCGTGGTAGGCGCAACGGAAAACGTGAAAGAGGCCAACGACCAGCTCAGACAGGCCATCCAGAGTAACGCCGGTCTCCGAGTCTACGTGCTACTTTTCTTGCTGGTCATGTCATTCTCTCTTCTTTTCCTTGATTGGTACAATGATTGA